A stretch of Ranitomeya variabilis isolate aRanVar5 chromosome 3, aRanVar5.hap1, whole genome shotgun sequence DNA encodes these proteins:
- the NCDN gene encoding neurochondrin — protein MAEMPADGSAQNSALERCLEVLRAAKNDSELFAALLLVTKCARAQELDDSTRYRIFDAVGFSFPNRLFLTKTTPDGCPEYLFRSLGLTLLACFCTDPSLASHPQVINKIPILNETLNISCQEDNNVLTSMVEDAYQCLVGILASTEGAKQLVSGGTLSSLCEAYVKQNHGWTHALRILTSLLTSLPDKCWKKSRNELQCLLVKLSEDFGIECGSHKFHLAEILPVFLPPSPLLLETSWGENSLRHLSKGLFVILSSKLSVAQRDPAFKLAACLSNVYGSSWIMIDGRGEKSKFLSLLVNLACVEVRMALEDPMPLDSRQATATACYALVEMGIQECTKEEGHPMLGDLQKLQLLQVMQEACAAVMYYLQQVGWEKIEDPFVLASVRLLGAWLAEETSCLRQEVIQLLPFFVHYMRTWFQRGVTCRKQLKEAPQMALLSSSWGAVWPGDAIRFLLPALCHLSAEEAPRKILISEGVPALLCEYYQQKWEIFSSEQDLAAERKYEVQLSLQSCCGVFLNLVVTEPSLVCQESCFVTLLKLLMQSLPEKLLKEGQLILVANLSTLGLMMSRLLASSPVVQESFSQDFFMAVIKFLSHSHVLSCEPDEEKQHIVLSDGYAQAWADISELWFLGVQAFSACLPLLPWLCTLVLTSGWLQGILSLLDKVSPESVDLALVPVLQALLTQLAQISAPCRELIQHHGGIEKANIYGMAALEQCLSEMA, from the exons ATGGCGGAGATGCCCGCAGATGGCAGTGCCCAGAATTCTGCCCTGGAACGTTGCTTGGAAGTTCTTAGAGCAGCAAAGAATGATAGTGAGTTGTTTGCAGCATTGCTCCTG GTAACAAAATGTGCTCGAGCTCAGGAACTGGATGACAGCACACGATACAGGATTTTTGATGCAGTTGGCTTCTCCTTCCCGAATCGCCTTTTCCTTACAAAGACTACACCTGATGGCTGCCCGGAGTACTTGTTTCGAAGCCTTGGGTTAACTCTTTTGGCTTGTTTCTGCACAGACCCATCTCTTGCTTCACATCCACAGGTTATCAACAAAATTCCAATTCTGAATGAAACGTTGAATATCTCTTGCCAGGAAGACAACAACGTCTTGACCTCTATGGTGGAAGATGCATACCAATGTCTTGTTGGCATCCTTGCCTCTACTGAGGGGGCAAAGCAGTTAGTTTCTGGTGGAACTCTTTCATCCTTGTGTGAGGCTTATGTGAAGCAGAACCATGGATGGACACATGCCCTTAGAATACTTACATCATTGCTCACCTCCCTGCCAGATAAGTGCTGGAAGAAAAGCCGCAATGAACTTCAGTGTTTGCTGGTTAAACTTAGTGAGGACTTTGGAATTGAATGTGGTAGTCATAAATTCCACTTAGCTGAAATCCTTCCTGTGTTCCTTCCTCCATCACCGCTTCTATTGGAGACATCTTGGGGAGAAAACAGCCTAAGACATCTATCTAAAGGTTTATTTGTAATTCTGAGTAGTAAGCTTAGCGTAGCCCAACGTGACCCAGCCTTTAAGCTTGCAGCATGCCTCTCAAATGTTTATGGATCATCTTGGATCATGATTGATGGCAGAGGAGAAAAATCTAAATTCTTGTCTCTGTTGGTGAACTTGGCATGTGTGGAGGTAAGGATGGCACTGGAAGACCCTATGCCTCTGGATTCAAGACAAGCTACTGCCACAGCCTGTTATGCCCTGGTCGAGATGGGTATACAGGAATGTACGAAAGAGGAGGGACATCCAATGCTAGGAGATTTGCAGAAACTGCAGCTCCTTCAAGTGATGCAGGAGGCCTGTGCAGCCGTTATGTACTATTTACAGCAG GTGGGTTGGGAGAAAATAGAGGATCCTTTTGTACTGGCATCAGTCAGGTTACTTGGAGCCTGGCTTGCGGAAGAAACCTCATGTCTTAGGCAGGAAGTCATCCAGCTGTTGCCTTTCTTTGTACATTACATGCGAACATGGTTTCAGCGAGGAGTTACTTGTAGGAAGCAACTCAAGGAAGCACCTCAGATGGCGTTACTGAGCAGCAGCTGGGGTGCAGTGTGGCCTGGCGATGCGATAAG GTTCCTGCTTCCTGCTCTGTGCCATTTGAGTGCTGAAGAAGCTCCACGGAAAATACTAATCTCTGAAGGAGTTCCTGCCCTTCTCTGTGAATACTACCAGCAAAAGTGGGAGATCTTCTCCTCCGAGCAAGATCTGGCCGCAGAAAGAAAATATGAGGTCCAACTGAGTCTTCAGAGCTGCTGTGGGGTTTTCCTCAATCTAGTGGTGACGGAGCCAAGCCTTGTATG TCAGGAGAGCTGCTTTGTCACCCTTCTGAAACTTCTTATGCAGTCTCTTCCTGAAAAACTGCTAAAGGAAGGCCAACTGATTCTGGTGGCGAACCTTTCCACTCTGGGACTGATGATGAGTCGCTTACTTGCTTCCTCTCCAG tTGTGCAGGAAAGTTTCTCCCAGGATTTCTTTATGGCGGTAATCAAGTTCTTGAGCCATAGCCATGTGCTGTCCTGTGAACCCGATGAAGAAAAACAACATATTGTCCTGAGTGATGGCTATGCGCAGGCATGGGCAGACATCTCTGAATTGTGGTTCCTGGGGGTACAAGCATTCTCTGCCTGCCTTCCTCTGCTGCCCTGGCTGTGCACTCTGGTGCTTACATCTGGCTGgttacaaggcatactcagccttcTGGATAAGGTTTCACCAGAATCTGTAGATTTAGCGCTAGTGCCTGTGCTGCAGGCCCTTCTCACCCAGCTAGCTCAGATCAGCGCCCCTTGCAGAGAGCTTATCCAGCATCATGGAGGTATAGAGAAGGCTAATATATATGGCATGGCTGCCCTGGAACAGTGCTTGTCTGAAATGGCCTGA